The window AAATCGTGGGAGTGGGAACAGCTACGGAGGTGGCACCCAGCGAACTGACGGTGGTGGGCGATTCGGATCAGTCCATTTATGCCTTCCGCGGCGCGGACATCCGAAACATTGTGGAGTTCGAAGCCGACTATCCGAATGCCCGCACCATCAAACTCGAGCAGAATTACCGCTCCACGCAGAACATTCTCAGCGCCGCCAACTCCGTGATCGCCCGGAATCCCAACCGCCAGGAAAAGCGTTTGTGGACTGCGGAGGGTGACGGCGAGAAAATCGTTGGCTACGTGGGGGAGAACGAGCACGACGAAGCCCAGTTCATAGCCAAGGAAATCGACAGGCTGCAGGACGAGGACAATTTGCGGCCCGGTGACGTCGCAATTTTCTACCGCACCAACGCCCAGTCCCGTTCCATTGAAGACGTTCTGGTCCGGGTGGGCCTGCCGTACAAGGTAGTGGGCGGCACGCGCTTCTATGAGCGCAAGGAAATCAAGGATGCGCTGGCTTACCTTCGCGTCCTGGTGAATCCGGACGACGACGTCAATCTCCGCCGGGTGCTGAACGAACCCAAACGCGGGATTGGTGATCGCGCCGAGGGCGCAGTTGCCGCTTTGGCCGAGCGGGAGCGTACGTCCTTCATGACCGCTGCCCGCCGTGCCGATCAAGCGCCGGGCATGGCCACGCGTTCGGTCAACGCCGTGCTGGGATTTGTGAAGCTGCTGGATGACCTCGCCGAGGTGGCGTCAGGCTCCGGTGCCGCTGCTGCCCTGGAGGCCGTCCTTGAACAGACTGGTTACCTGGCAGGCCTGCGCTCCAGCAACGACCCCCAGGACGAATCCCGGGTGGAGAACCTGGCCGAACTGGTGGCCGTGGTCCGGGAATACGAGCGCGACAACCCGGACGGGTCCCTCGGGGAGTTCCTGGAACAGGTCTCCCTGGTGGCCGACGCCGACCAGATCCCCGATGCCCCGGGCGCGGACATCGATGCCGCCGTGGCTGAGGCCAAGAGGATGGGCGTTGTCACGCTGATGACCCTGCACACCGCCAAGGGCCTTGAGTTCCCGGTGGTCTTCCTCACCGGCATGGAGCATGGTATTTTTCCGCACCAGCGCTCGGCGACCGATCCCAAAGAACTCGCGGAAGAACGCCGCCTGGCCTACGTGGGGCTCACCCGGGCGCGCAAACGCCTGTACGTCACACGCTCGGAAGTCCGCAGCATGTGGGGACAGAGCCAGTACAACCCCGCCAGCCAGTTCTTGGAAGAGATCCCCTCCGAGCTGGTGGAGTGGAAGCGCGAAGGAATGAGCCGTCAGGCCGCAGGCGGCTGGGGGAGCGCACCTATCGGGTCCAACCGCTACGGTGGTTCCTTCTGGGGTGCGGGCACATCCCGCGGCGCTGCCGCCAGCCCCACCGCAGGGTTCGACGCCGACGTTCCTGCCGCCGTCGTACGCAACAGGGTCCAGCCGCAAAAGGAAGTCATTTCCGTGGTGGCGGGGGATAAGGTCAACCACACGAGCTTCGGCAACGGAGTGGTGCTGGGCATCGAAGGCTCGGGGGACAAGACGGTGGCGAAGGTGAAGTTCGACGTCGGCGAGAAGCGGCTGCTGTTGCGGTATGCGCCCCTGACCAAGTTGGATGCGTGAAACAACACGGCATAATGAGGGGCATGCGACGGACTCTTGGGGCGATCCTTGCCGCCTTACTCATGGTGCTGGCCACGGGATGCTCCTTTGCCACCGAGGATCCCGACTATGTGCCGCCTGCTCCGTTGCCGCCGCTGGAGCAGCTGCAACAGGTTCCCGTCACTGAGCAGACCACCCTGTCCGCAGGCGAGGATGTCACTGCGTTCGTCACGGCTGATAAGAACATAGTGTGCGCCATGACTTCCTCGCGGGGCGGGCACCTCAATCTGCCTTATGAGGCCAACTCCTACTCGGACGCCGCCAATAACAAGTTCGCGGTTGTCCCCGTGGTTCATTGTGAACTGGCCAAGTATGCCGCGCCGGAACCCGACGACATCGCCGACGACTGCGCGGGAATCGGTCTTGGATATCTTGGCGGGACAGCGCTCCTGACTCCGGAGAAGGCGTCCTACGGCTCATGTCGTTCCGGCGTAACACAGATGGAGTCGGAATTCGGGCCGAAGGGCAGCAGGGAAGGTCCCGTCTCCAAGCTGCGTGAGCTGGCCGAAGGGCAGAACATAGAGCGCAACGGTCTGCGGTGTTCGGCATACAACGGCGGCGTCGCTTGCGGAAATATCTCCGGTGGCGTGGCATTCTTCGTGAGCCGTGAGGGGTATCAGTTGATTTCCGACGGCGGCAAAACGGTCACGGGGAACCTGAAACAAGCGCCGTGATCGCCGTCGGACAGCCGGTGAACAGCCCAAAAACCGCGTCATTCTGCGGGTTTTCTACAGCCGATAGAAGTGTAAGGTTACTCACTTAACAGGTAGTGTGTAGCTGGCGGGACTCCTCAAAGGGCTAAAGTTCCGAGAGGACCTTACGCAATGTGACCGGCTTCAATCCTGGTTGTTACCGCGTACTTTCCGCAGCTGGCTATCGCGGTCATCGCGGTTCCCGGCTGAACAGAAAACTACTTCGACGTAGAAGGACACTAAACCGTGGACCTGTTTGAATATCAGGCGCGCGATATGTTCGAGGCGCACGGTGTACCCGTGCTCGCCGGCATCGTGGCGCACACTCCTGAAGAAGCAAAGGCAGCTGCCGAGAAGATCGGCGGCGTAACTGTCGTCAAGGCACAGGTTAAGGTTGGTGGCCGCGGCAAGGCTGGCGGCGTCAAGGTTGCCAAGACTGCCGAAGAGGCACTTGAGCACTCCACCAACATCCTGGGCATGGACATCAAGGGCCACACCGTCAACAAGGTGATGATCGCCCAGGGTGCTGACATCGCCGAGGAATTCTACTTCTCGGTCCTTCTGGACCGCGCCAACCGCAACTACCTGGCCATGTGCTCGGTAGAAGGCGGCATGGAAATCGAACAGCTTGCCGTGGAGCGTCCCGAGGCCCTGGCCAAGATCGCCATCGACCCCGCTGTGGGCATCGACCAGGCCAAGGCTGACGAGATCGTCGCAGCTGCAGGTTTTGCTGAAGAATTGCGCGGCAAAGTGGCCGACGTCATTCTGAAGCTTTGGGATGTCTTCAAGAAGGAAGACGCAACCCTGGTTGAGGTCAACCCGCTGGTCCGCACCGGCGCAGGCGAGATCGTTGCCCTCGACGGCAAGGTTTCCCTGGATGAGAACGCTGACTTCCGCCACGTGCACCACTCCACGTTGGAAGACAAGGATGCAGCTGACCCGTTGGAGGCCAAGGCCAAGGCCCAGGACCTCAACTACGTCAAGCTGGACGGCGAAGTTGGCATCATCGGCAACGGCGCCGGTCTTGTGATGTCCACCCTCGACGTCGTTGCTTACGCCGGCGAGAACCACGGCAACGTGAAGCCCGCCAACTTCCTGGACATCGGCGGTGGAGCTTCCGCTGAGGTCATGGCCAACGGCCTCGACGTCATCCTGGGCGACGCTCAGGTCAAGAGCGTGTTCGTGAACGTCTTCGGCGGCATCACCGCTTGTGACGCTGTGGCAAAGGGCATTGTCGGTGCACTGGCTGAGCTCGGTTCCTCCGCGAACAAGCCGCTGGTAGTTCGCCTCGACGGCAACAACGTTGAGGAAGGCCGCCGCATCCTGACCGAGGCCAACCACCCGCTGGTTACCCTGGCCGCCACCATGGACGAGGGCGCCGACAAGGCCGCCGAGCTCGCCAACGCAGCTAAGTAAAGGGACGCGACATGTCTATCTACCTCAACAAGGACTCCAAAGTCATCGTTCAGGGCATCACCGGCGGCGAAGGCACCAAGCACACCGCCCTCATGCTCAAGGCCGGCACCAACATTGTTGGTGGCGTCAACGCCCGCAAAGCCGGCACCACGGTTCTGCACGGCGACAAGGAAATCAACGTCTTCGGCACCGTCAAGGAAGCCATCGCTGAAACCGGCGCAGACGTCTCCATCGTCTTCGTTCCGCCGGCATTCACCAAGGACGCCGTTGTTGAAGCCATCGAAGCCGGCATCGGCCTCGTTGTAGTCATCACCGAAGGCGTTCCGGTTCAGGACTCCGCCGAATTCTGGGCACTCGCCCAGTCCAAGGTGGACGCAGACGGCAAGCAGGTCACCCGTATCATCGGACCGAACTGCCCCGGCATCATCACCCCGGGCGAAGCCCTGGTTGGCATCACCCCGGCGAACATCACGGGCAAGGGTCCCATCGGCCTGGTCTCCAAGTCTGGTACCTTGACGTACCAGATGATGTACGAACTTCGCGACCTCGGCTTCTCCACCGCAATCGGCATCGGTGGCGACCCCGTCATCGGCACCACGCACATCGACGCCTTGGCTGCGTTCGAAGCTGACCCGGAGACCAAGGCAATCGTCATGATCGGCGAAATCGGTGGCGACGCTGAAGAGCGCGCAGCCGACTTCATCAAGGCCAACGTCACCAAGCCGGTTGTTGGCTACGTTGCCGGCTTCACGGCTCCCGAGGGCAAGACCATGGGCCACGCAGGCGCCATCGTGTCAGGCTCCGCGGGTACCGCGCAGGCCAAGAAGGAAGCTCTCGAAGCCGCAGGCGTGAAGGTCGGCAAGACGCCGTCCGAGACCGCCACGCTGCTGCGCGAAGTTTTCGCAACGCTCTAAGCTTCACAAAAGCAACGCGGGGTCACTTACGGCCCGTTCCAAGCACCGGAACGGGCCCAAAGTGACCCCGCGTTGTTGGTTTAACATGGCTGACGCGGGCCGAAGAGTCTGGGGGAAAACTCCGACCCGCGCCAGGTCAAGGGGGCCGGCTAGGTGATGATCTTCAACGCCTGCCAACCGGTGCCGAGGCTGATGGGCGGTGCGGTGCTGAACGCTCCGCTGCCCGTCCCCGGGTACAGCCACAGGGTGTCGCCGATGCGGCCTATGACGTCGTTGCTGCCATCGCCACTGAGGTCGCGGGGCCCGGCTATAGATGTTCTGTTGTCCCAGCCCGTGGAGATCTGTTTCCACTGAAGCCATCCGCGGGTTCCATCTCCGGGGTAGAGCCAGAGGGCGCCTGTGTCTGCGCGTCGCGCCAGCACGTCCGCCTTTCCATCTCCATTAAAGTCCCCCGTGCTCAGAATTGCATTCATCACATTCCAGCCGGTTCCAATGGTGGTCGGTGTCCGCTGACCTCCGGTGCCGTTGCCTTCGTAGAGCCTCAGCTCTCCGGTGCTGCGCCGGGCGATGATATCCGGGATGCCGTCGCCACTGAAGTCGCCGGGTGAGAACAACTGGCTCATGGTGCTCCAGCCCGTGCTGACTTGGACCCGGGCTCCGAAGCTTCCGGCACCGTCACCCGGGTAGAACCACAGGACGTCGCCGGCGCGGGCCAGCAGATCCGGTTTGCCGTCCTTGTTGAAGTCACCGGGAGTGATGGTTTCATTGACGGTGGACCACGCCGGGGCCGCCAAGGCTACCTGCCGTGTCAGGAGGCCGCCTGCGCCGTCGCCCGGGTACAGGTACAGATTGCCGGCGGTGTCGGAGGCCAGGACATCGGCCTTGCCGTCACCGTTGAAGTCATGGGCCGACGGCGGTCCGGCTGCGGGCACGGTGTACGTCTGGGTGCCCACGGCCGAAGTGTTACCGGCCGTGTCCACCCCGATGTACTTCAGGTTCAGCGTTGAGGTGCCCATGGAAACCGGTGCCGAATACTTGATGTTCGTGGCCGATTCCGTGGCCGTGGGCTTGCTGCCATTGGTGGTGTAGTAGATGGCTGCACCCGGCTCATTGACGGAGAGGGTGATGGTGGCCCCGCTGGCCAGTGCCCGGCTGGTGGGGTTGGCCGTGACCACGGGAGCCGTGGTATCCGGCGGCACCGTGTACGTCTGGGTGACGACGTCGGAGACGTTTCCGGCAGGATCCGTGGCAGAGTATTTCAGCGTCATCGGACCCGGGCCCTCGAAGGGGATCGGAGCCGAGTACACCACGCCAGCGGTCAGGGGGTCGGACCCGTCCTTGGTGTACTTGATCACCGAATTCGTTTCGTTGACGGTGAGGGTGATGGCGGTGCCGGGAGCGTAGGCGCCGCCTGCGGGGTTGGCCGTCACCACAGGCTTGGTCACGTCCGGGCCGGTGGAATAGACCTGGGTGACCACAGCGGACGGGTTGTTCGCGGTATCTACCGCGAAGTACTTCACGGTCAGCGGCCCGTTTACAGTGAGCGGAGTGGCGTATTTGCTGCTGGCCGTAGTGGGCGTGGACCCGTCCACGGTGTAGTAGATGGTGGCTGGCTCGTTCGCGGCGAGCGTGACCTTTTGTCCGACGTCGTACGTGCCGCCGGTGGGGGTGGCTGTGACCACGGGGGCAATAACGTCAGCGGTGATATGCGCTTCGAATTCCGCCAAGCCCACGTTGGTGGTGGTGCCGCTGACGGAGGTGATGTTGAAGCGCACGGAGCTGACGGTCCTGGCAGGGAAGTTCACCGTCAGTCCTGAGCCGTTGTTGGGCAGGGCCGCAACGGGAACAGTGGTGCCATCTGAGAACACAAGATTGCCGCCGGTTACTTGGTCGCTGGGCAGCGGACGGTCAGAGAGCGTCACGGCGTTGATGGTCCGTGCGGGGGAGAAGTTGTATTGGATCCAGCTGCCGGCTTTGCCACCGTTGCTGACCCATTCGCGGTTGGCATCCATAGGGGTACCCCAGGCATATCCATCCCGCACCTTCTCCGGACTTTGTCCCGAGGCCTTTTGAGACGACGCGGAGACCGTGGTTCCCGCCGATTTCGCTGCGTTGCCTGTCCATTCAATCGCGGTGATGTATTGCCGTTTGAGCCAGTCGCTGTAGGGAGTGTCCGGGCAGATATCGCCGCAGAGATACTCGTCGAACTCAGCGAAGCGCCTGAACGTGTTCACCTTGTTGGTGAGGTCAGTCCCTGTGACGTTCTGGGCGTATTCGTCAATCACGTAGGCGTCGTACGCGGAGGAAGTGTGCGGGCCTGTGTAGGCGCGGGTGGCCAGCTGACCGAATTTTGCTGCCGCCCAATGGTCGCTGTGGTCATACGGGGTGGTGAAGTTGCCGGTCCAGTCCTGGGTGCGGAACGTGGTCGGTTTGAAGTTGGCCACCAGCCGGTTCAATACGCTTTGAAGTTGCGCTTTTGTGTACGTGGCAGATCCATCAACGGGGCGGATGGTGGAGATGCGGCCGTCCCACAGTTTGAGGATGCTCTGGCCGTTGTAGCGGGTTGTGCCGTTCCCGTTGGGAAAGCCGTCCGGAAGCCGCAGGAAAACTACCGATACATTCGGAGCCGCATTGAGGGTGTGTACGGTCAGGGGTCGCTCAGGAACGCCGGCGTCCGAGGCCGTCCAAGCATTCGCTACCCCGGCCATCATGGCGTAACTGGACCTGATGCCGTCCTCCAGGCCGCCCCAGTAGGACTGCCCTTCACCGGCTTCCCCCGCGGTGACGTAAATGGTCTGGACGCAGCGCTTGGCCTGGATGTCCCTCATGAAGTCCGGGCTGATGAAGATCAGATCGTCGTCGGTGTGGGCGACGATCATCTGCGCACCGCCGGTCCCCGGGCAAGGCGGCACGGCCGCCGAGGCGGGCAGGGCCGCACCGAAGACAAGTGATGAAAGGGCAACAGAAAGGCCCAGCAGGAATCCGAGGATTCGCCGGGCTAATGAACGGGTGGTGATGAGTTGTAGTCGGGTAGGACGACGTGCGTATTTTGGACGGTCCACAACCATGCTCCTCGAGCAGATGTTGGGCCCCCCAGCCGGCAAACTTACGACGCCCCCTGGACGTCATGTCGAATTGAGATATTCACTGCTCCGACTTTCCTCCGACCGATAAGCGGTGTGAAAGCGATGCAGTGAGCGCTACTGTACTCCCGCGGACGGGCCGTGGGTAGGGTTCCGGCAAACATCCACAAATTTCTTGAAGGGCCGCAAGCGATCGGCGTCGGGCAATTGGGAGGCCTCCGGATGCCATTGAACCGAAACCACCCACCGCGAAGGGTCTTCCAGGGCTTCCACGGTTCCATCGTCCGCGATGGCAGTGACCAAGAGGCCTTCGCCCACCCGTGCCACGGCCTGATGATGTCCGGAGGCGATCGTGATAGTGCTCGCATCAGGTGATCCATACAGCCCTCCGGCCTTGGAACCGGCCGTCAGGAGAACGTCATGCCAGGCCCATTCGCCAGCCTCGGGATGGTGCGGATCCAAGCCGTTGTGATTCACCGCTGAGGCCGCCATGTCCTGGATCAGTGTTCCTCCGTAGAGGACGTTCAGCAGTTGGTGGCCGCGGCAGACGCCCAACAGCGGCAGGCCGGCGTCGATGGTTGCCCGGGCAACGTCCATGTCCAGGTGGTCCTGCTCAGGGTTCACATCGTAAAGGGACTCGTCAGGGTCCTGCCCATAGAGGCGTGGGTTGATGTCGCCGCCTCCCGGCAGCAACACGCCGTCGAGCGTTTGCATCTCGATGGCCAACCGTCCGGCGCTGTCTGCGGAAACCGGAGTCAGCAACACCGGTTGTGCGCCAGCTTCCCGCAACAGGTCCACGATGTACGTAAAGAGCCGGTTGGCTTCACCCACACGGGAATCGGGCGTGTCAGAACTGCTCAGACGAATCGGAACGCCGATGCGCGGACGAACAACTTCTGAACTCTTCATGCTTCATGATGCACCGTGCTGCGGCCCCGCACCCAAACACCCGGCCGCGGGGCCGACGCACCACTACGCTGAAAACATGAATCGCTCCGGAGCTTTGAACCCGAGTCCGCGAACGCTCGACGTCGAAAGCGTGACCCACTTCCGCCATCTGGTCAGTGCTGGTGCCGGCTCCATGAAAGGTTGGCACGCGCAGTCGCTGGACCTGCGAGGCCACTCACGGGACCTCAAAGCCCTGAACCCCGAAGGTGCGATCTTCCTGGGCTGCACCTTCGATGACGGGGTGGAAGAAAGCCTCCGCCGGCGGGGAGCGCTCATCTTCCCCAAGCTTCACAATGTGCCGTTCAACCCCTACCGAAGCGGTGTCTACACTGCCGATGAACTGTACCCGGACATTTCCTCCACAGAATACGAATCCACCCTCGACGCCCGCGTCTATCAATGGAGCATCCTGCCCGGACGGCGCGGCAGCCTAGACGCCACACTCGCCGCAGCCCTCCACGATCATGCAATCGGCGACGCCCTCAACGAGTTACTGGAGCAAGGCGCACTCTCCGGCACCAAGCTGGTGGGAGTGATGGGCGGGCACGCAGCACAGCGAGGGACCAAAGAATTCGCAGACGCCGCACTGCTGGGACGGTTGCTGGCCCGGGCCGGCTTTAGCGTCGCCACGGGCGGGGGCCCCGGCGCCATGGAAGCGGCCAACCTTGGTGCCTACCTCAGCGGACTGCCCGACGCCGACGCTACCGCCGCGCTTGAAGCGCTCGCCGCAGTGCCTGGGTTCAGGCCCTCGGTGACGGCCTGGGCGCGGCAAGCAGCCGCCGTCGTCGAACGTTATCCGGACGGTACTCCGACGCTCGGTATTCCCACGTGGTTTTACGGCCACGAACCACCCAACCTGTTCGCCACCCACATCGCCAAGTACTTCGCCAACGCGGTACGTGAAGCCATCCTGCTGGAGCTCTGCAACGGCGGGATCGTGTTCCTCCCGGGCGCGGCAGGAACAGTGCAGGAGATCTTCCAGGATGCCTGCGAGAACTACTACGGCGCTCCGGAGACCATCACGCCCATGGTGCTGGTGGGACGTGAACACTGGGAACGGACTTTTCCCGCCTGGCCCATGCTGCAGAGCCTCGCGGCCGGAAAGTCGATGGCAGAGAAGATCTTCCTGGTGGACACCATGGAGGATGCTCTCGCAGTGGTTGCCGGATAGGACTTCAGAAGTCCTTACTGCAAGGACCCGTGCCGAGCTGGGCCAGGCCCGTGAGGTCGCCGGCAGCGTATCCGCGCACCCAGGAAGCTTGATCGAACATGAGCTGCCGGGGATCGTCCACATGGTCCAGGCCCAGGAGGTGCCCGAGCTCGTGCATGATCACGGCTACGCCGATTTCTTCTCCGCTGGGGGCGTTCACGATCTCAGCGAACTGTGGCGCATCCAAGGACACCGTCCCGGTGACGTAAGCCTTATAGCCGTTGCTGAGGCCAACGGAGGAACTTCCGCCAAGGCCCACGGTCTGCCCGGTGAGGCGTGGCACCTGCTCGGGGGTGCTCCACGCAATGAGGACAGGGGCCCAACGGTCCCCGTACCTTTCGGGCTGGTATCCGGACCTGGTGGGGGAGGGAACTTCGGAACTGGGGCCGTCGTAGATGAACCTCAATCCCGTGGCTGCTTCAGCCTGTTCCACGGCCTCTTCCACCAAGGGCTGCCAGGAGTCCGGCGCGAGGTCCGAGTTGACCACATAATGGATGGGCCGGCACGGTGAGTAGGTCAGCGGGGTTCCGTCTTCCTTGAGGGCCAGGAATTTGTAAGAGGAACTGGTGCGGTTCAATGGCGCCGGTGTCCCGAGCGGCGCGTCCGCTTCCTCAAGCCCCGGGACAGGGTCCTGGCGCTGGCCGAACGGAACCAGCCCGGGCCGGGGTGCCTGGCTTTGCGTGGAGGGAGAGCCATACAGAAACTGGCGGAGTTCGCCGCTGAAGTAGGCTCCCGCGCACACAAGCGCGAGAACGCCGAAAAGGAACATGATGGCCACAACGCTGCTGTGCTTGATGGGCGGCCTGACCTGGGGAGGCTCCGGCGGGCGCTGGAAATGCGGTAGGTACTGAGGGCGAGGGGGATCGGGGTCCGGCCATTTGGGCGACCCGTAAGGTTCCATGGAACCCCCTGACGTGAAGGCTGCGACGGGAGGTGGGGCGCCGCCGTCGGCCGTACTGGCCAGCATAAGTCCCGTTCCGCCGGGAGTCCATGGCGGACTTGCCCAACAGCGAAGGGCGTCTAGATGTCCTTGCGGCAGGGCGCCGAGGCAAGAAGATGCAGGCCATTCAGGTCGCCCGCCGCGAGCCCGTCGGGAGCTCCGATTTCCGGGTACATCAGTTGGATCGGATCATCCACATGATCCAAACCCATCACGTGGCCCAGCTCGTGTTGCATGACTGCCAGGACGTAATCGGCCCCACCGGGACTGGCAAGCAGCTCCGTTACCTGCGGAGTATCCAGCTCCAGGCTCCCTGTGATGTAACTTTTGGGACCCTTGTCCAGGGAGTACATGGTGCTGCCACCGGTACCGATGACGTTGTCCGCCAGGGCAGGTGCTTCCACGGGAGTGGTCCACGAGATCAGCAGGGGAGCCCACCGGTCGCCGTATTTGGCAGGCTGATATGGCTCGCGCCGGTCAACGGGCAGCTCGTCCGTGGTGCCGTCGTTGATGAACTGGATACCGGACGCTGCCGAAATATTTGCCAAGGCGGTGGCCAGCAGGGCATCGGAACCAGCAGGTGCGGTGGCATTGTTGACGACGTAATGAAGCGGACGGCAGGGCGAGTAACCTACCGGCGTTCCGTCGTCGTTGGTAGCCAGGAACTTATACGAGTCGTTGGTGGTTCCGGGCGCCGACGGGGAGGCCAGCGGGGCGTCCGCCTCCTCAAGCCCTGGCGGCGGCGCGTCCAGGGTGCGCGGCGTTTCGGCAACACCGGGCCCCTTCTGCGGGGCGCCCGGAACGCTCAGGCCCGGGAGCAAGGCGGTGATGCGAGGATCGCCCTGAAGGTACCAACTCACCAGAACGGCCACGACGGCGGCAACGCCGGCCATGAGGACGCCGCGGAAAACCCGCACGACTGCTCCACTGCGTCGGTGTTTTGGCGCGCGCATTGTTTCCCGCTCCGGGTCCACGGTTCTCCATTCCTGATGCCCTGGTCACGCGGGGCAGCGCGGAGGACGAACCAACATTACGGTCTGCGGCGCGAGCCGTCCAAACTTATGAGCCGTCCAAACCTAAATGATGGTTGCGCCGAACACCAGGCCCAATCCGTAGGTGGCGGCTGCCGCTCCCAATCCGATGGCCAGCTGCCGCAGCCCGCGGCTCAGCGGTGACGTTCCGGACAGCAGTCCGACCACGGCGCCGGTGGCCAGGAGCG is drawn from Arthrobacter sp. 31Y and contains these coding sequences:
- the pcrA gene encoding DNA helicase PcrA translates to MDMLFDPYADGPFKAGTKAAVKAAPELSPSGGGASGPRLQEGTGGSDNAPRQPSQGGWDNQGAHGLPTADALLQGLNPQQEEAVKHAGSPLLIVAGAGSGKTRVLSNRIAYLIATKRAHHGEILAITFTNKAAAEMRERIEALEGPRAKGMWISTFHSSCVRILRREAANVGLNSNFSIYDSADSLRLITLVAKNLDLDPKKFAPKAIQHKISALKNELIDADSYVSSANHNDPFEQAVAEVFKGYTQRLRQANAMDFDDLIAETVYMFRAFPALAESYRRRFRHVLVDEYQDTNHAQYALVREIVGVGTATEVAPSELTVVGDSDQSIYAFRGADIRNIVEFEADYPNARTIKLEQNYRSTQNILSAANSVIARNPNRQEKRLWTAEGDGEKIVGYVGENEHDEAQFIAKEIDRLQDEDNLRPGDVAIFYRTNAQSRSIEDVLVRVGLPYKVVGGTRFYERKEIKDALAYLRVLVNPDDDVNLRRVLNEPKRGIGDRAEGAVAALAERERTSFMTAARRADQAPGMATRSVNAVLGFVKLLDDLAEVASGSGAAAALEAVLEQTGYLAGLRSSNDPQDESRVENLAELVAVVREYERDNPDGSLGEFLEQVSLVADADQIPDAPGADIDAAVAEAKRMGVVTLMTLHTAKGLEFPVVFLTGMEHGIFPHQRSATDPKELAEERRLAYVGLTRARKRLYVTRSEVRSMWGQSQYNPASQFLEEIPSELVEWKREGMSRQAAGGWGSAPIGSNRYGGSFWGAGTSRGAAASPTAGFDADVPAAVVRNRVQPQKEVISVVAGDKVNHTSFGNGVVLGIEGSGDKTVAKVKFDVGEKRLLLRYAPLTKLDA
- the sucC gene encoding ADP-forming succinate--CoA ligase subunit beta, with the translated sequence MDLFEYQARDMFEAHGVPVLAGIVAHTPEEAKAAAEKIGGVTVVKAQVKVGGRGKAGGVKVAKTAEEALEHSTNILGMDIKGHTVNKVMIAQGADIAEEFYFSVLLDRANRNYLAMCSVEGGMEIEQLAVERPEALAKIAIDPAVGIDQAKADEIVAAAGFAEELRGKVADVILKLWDVFKKEDATLVEVNPLVRTGAGEIVALDGKVSLDENADFRHVHHSTLEDKDAADPLEAKAKAQDLNYVKLDGEVGIIGNGAGLVMSTLDVVAYAGENHGNVKPANFLDIGGGASAEVMANGLDVILGDAQVKSVFVNVFGGITACDAVAKGIVGALAELGSSANKPLVVRLDGNNVEEGRRILTEANHPLVTLAATMDEGADKAAELANAAK
- the sucD gene encoding succinate--CoA ligase subunit alpha, coding for MSIYLNKDSKVIVQGITGGEGTKHTALMLKAGTNIVGGVNARKAGTTVLHGDKEINVFGTVKEAIAETGADVSIVFVPPAFTKDAVVEAIEAGIGLVVVITEGVPVQDSAEFWALAQSKVDADGKQVTRIIGPNCPGIITPGEALVGITPANITGKGPIGLVSKSGTLTYQMMYELRDLGFSTAIGIGGDPVIGTTHIDALAAFEADPETKAIVMIGEIGGDAEERAADFIKANVTKPVVGYVAGFTAPEGKTMGHAGAIVSGSAGTAQAKKEALEAAGVKVGKTPSETATLLREVFATL
- a CDS encoding chitobiase/beta-hexosaminidase C-terminal domain-containing protein encodes the protein MVVDRPKYARRPTRLQLITTRSLARRILGFLLGLSVALSSLVFGAALPASAAVPPCPGTGGAQMIVAHTDDDLIFISPDFMRDIQAKRCVQTIYVTAGEAGEGQSYWGGLEDGIRSSYAMMAGVANAWTASDAGVPERPLTVHTLNAAPNVSVVFLRLPDGFPNGNGTTRYNGQSILKLWDGRISTIRPVDGSATYTKAQLQSVLNRLVANFKPTTFRTQDWTGNFTTPYDHSDHWAAAKFGQLATRAYTGPHTSSAYDAYVIDEYAQNVTGTDLTNKVNTFRRFAEFDEYLCGDICPDTPYSDWLKRQYITAIEWTGNAAKSAGTTVSASSQKASGQSPEKVRDGYAWGTPMDANREWVSNGGKAGSWIQYNFSPARTINAVTLSDRPLPSDQVTGGNLVFSDGTTVPVAALPNNGSGLTVNFPARTVSSVRFNITSVSGTTTNVGLAEFEAHITADVIAPVVTATPTGGTYDVGQKVTLAANEPATIYYTVDGSTPTTASSKYATPLTVNGPLTVKYFAVDTANNPSAVVTQVYSTGPDVTKPVVTANPAGGAYAPGTAITLTVNETNSVIKYTKDGSDPLTAGVVYSAPIPFEGPGPMTLKYSATDPAGNVSDVVTQTYTVPPDTTAPVVTANPTSRALASGATITLSVNEPGAAIYYTTNGSKPTATESATNIKYSAPVSMGTSTLNLKYIGVDTAGNTSAVGTQTYTVPAAGPPSAHDFNGDGKADVLASDTAGNLYLYPGDGAGGLLTRQVALAAPAWSTVNETITPGDFNKDGKPDLLARAGDVLWFYPGDGAGSFGARVQVSTGWSTMSQLFSPGDFSGDGIPDIIARRSTGELRLYEGNGTGGQRTPTTIGTGWNVMNAILSTGDFNGDGKADVLARRADTGALWLYPGDGTRGWLQWKQISTGWDNRTSIAGPRDLSGDGSNDVIGRIGDTLWLYPGTGSGAFSTAPPISLGTGWQALKIIT
- a CDS encoding gamma-glutamyl-gamma-aminobutyrate hydrolase family protein produces the protein MKSSEVVRPRIGVPIRLSSSDTPDSRVGEANRLFTYIVDLLREAGAQPVLLTPVSADSAGRLAIEMQTLDGVLLPGGGDINPRLYGQDPDESLYDVNPEQDHLDMDVARATIDAGLPLLGVCRGHQLLNVLYGGTLIQDMAASAVNHNGLDPHHPEAGEWAWHDVLLTAGSKAGGLYGSPDASTITIASGHHQAVARVGEGLLVTAIADDGTVEALEDPSRWVVSVQWHPEASQLPDADRLRPFKKFVDVCRNPTHGPSAGVQ
- a CDS encoding LOG family protein encodes the protein MNRSGALNPSPRTLDVESVTHFRHLVSAGAGSMKGWHAQSLDLRGHSRDLKALNPEGAIFLGCTFDDGVEESLRRRGALIFPKLHNVPFNPYRSGVYTADELYPDISSTEYESTLDARVYQWSILPGRRGSLDATLAAALHDHAIGDALNELLEQGALSGTKLVGVMGGHAAQRGTKEFADAALLGRLLARAGFSVATGGGPGAMEAANLGAYLSGLPDADATAALEALAAVPGFRPSVTAWARQAAAVVERYPDGTPTLGIPTWFYGHEPPNLFATHIAKYFANAVREAILLELCNGGIVFLPGAAGTVQEIFQDACENYYGAPETITPMVLVGREHWERTFPAWPMLQSLAAGKSMAEKIFLVDTMEDALAVVAG
- a CDS encoding matrixin family metalloprotease translates to MEPYGSPKWPDPDPPRPQYLPHFQRPPEPPQVRPPIKHSSVVAIMFLFGVLALVCAGAYFSGELRQFLYGSPSTQSQAPRPGLVPFGQRQDPVPGLEEADAPLGTPAPLNRTSSSYKFLALKEDGTPLTYSPCRPIHYVVNSDLAPDSWQPLVEEAVEQAEAATGLRFIYDGPSSEVPSPTRSGYQPERYGDRWAPVLIAWSTPEQVPRLTGQTVGLGGSSSVGLSNGYKAYVTGTVSLDAPQFAEIVNAPSGEEIGVAVIMHELGHLLGLDHVDDPRQLMFDQASWVRGYAAGDLTGLAQLGTGPCSKDF